The following coding sequences lie in one Dethiosulfovibrio salsuginis genomic window:
- the ffh gene encoding signal recognition particle protein has protein sequence MFDALKSRLGGVFAKLRGKGKLTEEDVQEALREVRRALLEADVNYKVVKDLVENIRVRAVEKSVLESITPGQQVIGVVYEELMKLMGKDPKPISISSKPPTIVMMVGLQGGGKTTSTVKIAKKLSRGHRPLVVACDLRRPAAVDQLKVLAEAAGVGFLGPEPGDTDVMAVVRRAKDYAKDRLLDVILFDTAGRLAVDQEMMAELDGMKEYLSPHEILLVVDSMSGQEAVTVSEAFHERLGLTGVVLTKVDGDARGGAALAVLASTGVPIKYAGVGEAIDAIEVFDARRMAERIMGMGDVAGLVEKIQQATTEEDVKRISSSVKKNKLDFNDLLAQFEQIEKMGPLEKVIEMIPGADKIKELKDGELDPSRMARMRAIIQSMTPDERRNPAIIKGSRRRRIAQGSGTTIQMVNQLLKQQTQMNDLWKKMGKGAGRKRFQMPKFKGFSGFS, from the coding sequence TTGTTTGATGCCCTGAAAAGCCGTCTCGGAGGGGTTTTTGCCAAGCTTAGAGGCAAAGGGAAGCTCACCGAGGAAGACGTTCAAGAAGCTCTCAGAGAGGTAAGAAGAGCCCTTCTTGAAGCGGACGTAAACTACAAGGTCGTGAAAGACCTGGTGGAAAACATCAGGGTTCGGGCCGTTGAAAAGTCTGTCCTTGAATCTATAACCCCTGGACAGCAGGTAATAGGAGTCGTCTACGAAGAGCTCATGAAGCTTATGGGCAAAGATCCTAAGCCTATATCCATTTCCTCCAAGCCTCCGACTATCGTCATGATGGTAGGATTACAAGGTGGAGGTAAGACGACCAGCACCGTAAAGATAGCTAAAAAACTCTCCCGAGGACATAGGCCATTGGTGGTTGCCTGCGACCTTCGTCGTCCTGCAGCGGTGGATCAGCTCAAGGTCCTCGCCGAGGCGGCAGGAGTGGGCTTTCTCGGTCCAGAGCCCGGGGATACCGATGTCATGGCGGTGGTCAGGAGAGCCAAGGACTACGCAAAAGATAGGCTTCTGGACGTTATTCTCTTCGATACCGCAGGAAGGCTAGCGGTAGATCAGGAGATGATGGCCGAACTGGACGGCATGAAGGAATATCTGTCTCCTCATGAAATACTTTTGGTCGTCGATTCTATGAGCGGTCAGGAGGCGGTAACGGTCTCCGAGGCCTTCCACGAAAGGCTGGGGCTTACGGGGGTCGTCCTTACAAAAGTAGACGGAGATGCCAGAGGTGGCGCCGCTTTGGCTGTGCTCGCCTCCACCGGGGTTCCCATAAAATACGCCGGAGTCGGTGAGGCTATAGACGCTATAGAGGTCTTCGACGCCAGACGGATGGCTGAGAGGATCATGGGAATGGGCGACGTCGCCGGTCTCGTGGAAAAGATCCAGCAGGCGACGACGGAGGAGGACGTAAAGCGTATTTCCTCCTCTGTAAAAAAGAATAAGCTTGATTTTAATGATTTACTGGCTCAGTTTGAGCAGATAGAGAAAATGGGACCTCTGGAGAAGGTAATAGAGATGATCCCCGGTGCTGATAAGATAAAAGAGCTAAAAGACGGGGAGCTAGATCCCTCCAGAATGGCCAGAATGAGGGCCATAATTCAATCGATGACCCCTGATGAACGTAGAAACCCGGCGATCATAAAGGGGAGTCGGCGACGTCGTATAGCCCAGGGCTCCGGCACGACCATTCAGATGGTCAACCAACTTTTGAAACAGCAGAC